In one window of Bemisia tabaci chromosome 4, PGI_BMITA_v3 DNA:
- the LOC109036566 gene encoding sorbitol dehydrogenase: MASDNLSAVLYKQNDLRLEQRPIPEPKEDEVLLQMAYVGICGSDVHYYEHGRIADFIVKDPMVIGHEASGTVVKVGKNVKHLKKGDRVAVEPGVPCRRCQFCKEGKYNLCPDLTFCATPPDDGNLARYYVHAADFCHKLPDNVSLEEGALLEPLSVGVHACRRAGVQLGTTVLVIGAGPIGLVSVLAAKAYGAFVVCTARSPRRLEVAKNCGADVTLVVDPAKEEESSIIERIRSAIGDLPNVTIDCSGNEKCITIGINITRTGGTLMLVGMGSQMVTVPLVNACAREIDIKSVFRYCNDYPIALEMVASGRCNVKQLVTHSFKLEQTVDAFEAARKKADNTIKVMISCRQG, encoded by the exons ATGGCTTCCGACAATTTGTCCGCTGTCTTGTACAAGCAGAACGATCTTAGATTG GAACAACGACCAATCCCAGAGCCCAAGGAAGATG AGGTTTTACTGCAGATGGCATACGTTGGAATTTGTGGATCAGATGTACACTACTACGAACATGGAAGAATCGCAGATTTCATTGTCAAAGACCCCATGGTTATCGGACACGAGGCCAGTGGCACAGTCGTCAAAGTAGGCAAAAACGTTAAACACCTAAAGAAAG GCGACAGAGTAGCAGTAGAGCCTGGAGTACCTTGCAGGCGATGCCAATTTTGCAAAGAAGGCAAATACAACCTGTGTCCTGATCTCACATTCTGCGCCACACCCCCAGATGATGGAAACCTAGCCCGATACTACGTACACGCCGCCGATTTTTGCCACAA GTTGCCCGACAATGTCTCTCTGGAGGAAGGTGCGTTGTTGGAACCTTTGTCCGTCGGTGTCCACGCTTGCCGCCGCGCAGGAGTGCAGTTGGGAACAACAGTTCTCGTTATCGGCGCCGGTCCCATCGGACTTGTGTCAGTCCTCGCTGCCAAAGCTTACGGAGCATTCGTCGTCTGCACAG CTCGGAGCCCGAGAAGGCTGGAGGTTGCCAAGAACTGTGGCGCTGACGTAACACTAGTCGTAGACCCTGCCAAGGAGGAAGAATCCTCTATTATTGAGCGCATTCGATCAGCTATCGGCGATCTCCCTAATGTCACCATTGACTGCAGTGGAAATGAAAAATGCATCACCATAGGAATCAAT atTACACGAACTGGTGGTACCTTAATGTTGGTTGGAATGGGCTCACAGATGGTCACCGTTCCTTTGGTAAATGCGTGTGCTAGGGAAATCGACATCAAGAGTGTCTTCCGGTATTGTAATGA cTATCCAATCGCTCTCGAGATGGTGGCATCCGGACGGTGCAACGTCAAGCAATTGGTGACCCACAGCTTCAAGCTGGAACAGACGGTCGACGCTTTCGAAGCTGCCCGCAAGAAGGCGGACAACACCATCAAAGTCATGATCAGCTGCCGCCAGGGTTAA